Proteins encoded in a region of the Bacteroidota bacterium genome:
- a CDS encoding ATP-binding cassette domain-containing protein produces MDTKGEDIINKETKVISIRGLYKSFGDLAVLKGIDLDVFKGENVAVLGKSGTGKSVLIKLMVGLLLPDKGEINVLDQQVDKLNTKELDALRLRVGFSFQSSALYDSMSVRQNLEFPLKMNRKNMGKKDIDMAVEEVLDAVGLKDKMNHMPSDLSGGQRKRIGIARTLILKPEIMLYDEPTAGLDPITCIEINELINEVQQQYNTSSIIITHDLTCAKETSNRIAMLLDGKFLKVGTFEEVFDTDNEQINSFFKYNFIQ; encoded by the coding sequence ATGGATACGAAAGGAGAGGATATAATAAATAAAGAAACGAAAGTAATTTCCATTAGAGGATTATATAAATCTTTCGGCGATTTAGCGGTATTAAAAGGCATTGATTTGGATGTCTTTAAAGGGGAGAATGTGGCCGTTTTAGGCAAATCGGGTACGGGTAAATCGGTGCTTATAAAACTTATGGTAGGCCTGTTACTGCCTGATAAGGGAGAGATAAATGTGCTGGACCAGCAAGTAGATAAATTAAATACAAAAGAATTGGACGCTCTGCGATTGCGTGTGGGTTTCTCGTTTCAAAGTAGTGCTTTATATGATAGTATGAGTGTCCGTCAAAATCTTGAATTTCCACTAAAAATGAACAGGAAAAACATGGGGAAGAAAGATATAGATATGGCAGTGGAAGAGGTATTGGATGCGGTGGGTTTGAAAGACAAAATGAACCATATGCCTTCTGACCTTTCAGGCGGCCAACGTAAAAGAATAGGAATAGCAAGAACTTTAATACTTAAACCAGAGATTATGTTATACGATGAGCCCACTGCGGGTCTTGACCCTATTACCTGTATTGAAATTAATGAACTGATAAATGAAGTGCAGCAACAATATAATACAAGCTCCATTATTATAACCCACGACCTTACCTGTGCCAAGGAAACAAGCAATAGAATTGCGATGCTGCTTGATGGTAAGTTTTTAAAAGTGGGAACATTTGAGGAGGTTTTTGATA